The stretch of DNA TTATGCAATTACCTTAAATTTTTCATCCTTGTTGGCATTTTTGCCGATCATCTGATACAGTTTTTTGCCGAAATCCAGGATGAAACAATCGTCCGAATTCAACGATTTCTGACAGAATGGGACCTAGAAAAGATGAGGAATTCTTTAAGTTGGACTCGTGCTCACAAGTTAGTGTATGTATTTGATCATCCCGATCGTATTTTGTTTTCTCCATGGATTTTTTCAATTATCCACCGAAGCAATTCACATTTCACCTTCCgcaattgtttatttttcacacaGTTAGTGGGTATGGAAAATTGGGCTATGACTGATATAGTCCTAATGAACTAACATACCTCCTTTACAAGAACATTGTTTCGACCACCGACAATTTGTAGAAGTCTCGGCTCGTACTTTTCAGTTGTGACGTGCCTGAAACCCGAATCTGCGCCGCCTTTCAGTAATCTGatcgaaaaaaataacaacGATATATTTCTACGTGACTCGCTCACGTTCGCATCACATTTTGATTCAACAAGGGTCTTACTCGATTGTGCCGAAATAGCTTTGGAATAGATCCGATTCGTGACCTTGAACCTCTCGATGCTGAATCGGTTTGTCGTCGAGGAAAGTATCGAGCTCGACAGTTTTATAAGCGGCAGTGCCGTATTCATCCTTCCAAAAAGAAATTCACCAGCAATTTATGATAGATTAAATGTATAATGATATTGTTACAATATACGGCGCACACCAAGGATCATCTCTTCCACCTCCCTGTACATGTACTACTATGTAATATAGAGTATACATTACTGCTGGGCCTCCTAATAGACGAATTGactgatttgatatttgttttgaaTTCGATAGGATTTGTTTCTGAGCTTTCATAATTAAACAATGCGCTGATACGGATATTTCGATGCGTGCTGTCTACCTGCGTGCTATCTGCGCCGATCCAGAAATGTACGTCATACTCGAAGCCATCCTCTCCGGGCGGTTtgaatttctgaaatatcaattatgaCGGAGGTATTCTATTACACAGAATATGTGATATTTACATTACCGGGGAGGGAAGGGGGAGGGGGGCTTTTTTATGTAACAATCCTCTATGTGCGCAAAATAGGGGTTTACTGCAACAGACGTTactgaaactgaaactgaaactgttacgttgaaaaaaataacaacgTCTAAATTAATAGCCCGTTAAGCGGATTGAGTTTGTTATATAACAATGAACCGgcaataatttcaatttatgacTTACGTTCAGGACTATATAACTGTCACCGTCGAAGAATTTTCCATAGTCCTCTTTAGGCCATGGCGTAGGCACGAATTTCtatatgagaaaaaaattcgTTTGTTAAAATTCGTAGATTGTATTTAGCTTGCGTGTGTTTTATCTATCTTAATAAACAAGGCTGGCTTTCACAGCTATAGGTCGAATTTGACTGGAATGACGGGAGTCGGAAATTAATCATCAGACTTATTTCCAGCCAACACGAGTGAGATTATTATGTTGATAACATTAAAACAAGCTTGGATATATTCAGGCGTACTAACGCACATATACGTACCACAATTCGCCAAATGAAGATTGCCTCCTCGTCCGTTTTGTTCACGACGTGCCAGGCTTTTTCTGTCTCGGCCGATTTTTCTTGAAGAttagaaaatcagaaaatgtttgaaaatataagtCGCGAACAAGCGAACAATAGGCGACCGTAGAGACGTGAACCCGTATTCGTGAACTTTTATGTATCGTTTATTTTCCCAGCAAATCGTCATAAGAATTCCCTATTCGACCTGGTTCCCGTTTTGTCATTGCTTAAGAATGTTAAATAAATACTGGGACATTGATATAATTCATATGCTTTTGGATACGAACGGCACATGTACAGTTACACTCATAGAACGAAGGGTTCTACCGTAGAACCTTTGGGG from Tubulanus polymorphus chromosome 11, tnTubPoly1.2, whole genome shotgun sequence encodes:
- the LOC141913412 gene encoding gelsolin-like protein 2; translation: MAGLTKAKKYDWKDSNLALFGTPLEREIKKKSAETEKAWHVVNKTDEEAIFIWRIVKFVPTPWPKEDYGKFFDGDSYIVLNKFKPPGEDGFEYDVHFWIGADSTQDEYGTAAYKTVELDTFLDDKPIQHREVQGHESDLFQSYFGTIELLKGGADSGFRHVTTEKYEPRLLQIVGGRNNVLVKEVPFCQKSLNSDDCFILDFGKKLYQMIGKNANKDEKFKAITCASKMRSERHGAEIEVVDEEGATEEEVKQFLSMLPVTCPEADANDDDTDSGITKDVKRLFKLSDASGKLEFSEVAQGDIKKSMLDSADVFIVDTGDHLYVWTGKGASTSERKNSLSYGHNYLLQHKNPLRPITSVMDGREGEDFFKHAITVA